From Rutidosis leptorrhynchoides isolate AG116_Rl617_1_P2 chromosome 3, CSIRO_AGI_Rlap_v1, whole genome shotgun sequence, a single genomic window includes:
- the LOC139900624 gene encoding uncharacterized protein, translating into MGNNDLNVLNASNLFNSMLNEEIEDIPFTVNGVEYKRGYYLADGIYPGWASFVKAFSSANDEKRKYFSKKQAAARKYVERTFVILQGRWHILQQPARAYSINLMKQMMYTCIILHNIIVEDNVFALTENDWVYEPVRNMQTTWIERCETYRRRTKELRDRELHEGLRSDLVEHVWANRETSGTD; encoded by the coding sequence ATGGGAAACAACGACTTAAACGTCTTGAATGCTAGTAATCTCTTCAACTCAATGCTTAATGAAGAAATAGAAGACATTCCTTTTACTGTAAATGGCGTTGAGTACAAAAGAGGATATTATCTAGCCGACGGTATATATCCCGGGTGGGCATCATTTGTTAAGGCGTTTTCAAGTGCAAATGATGAAAAACGTAAGTACTTTTCGAAGAAACAAGCAGCGGCTCGCAAGTATGTTGAGAGGACTTTTGTTATTTTACAAGGGCGTTGGCATATACTACAACAACCGGCAAGGGCATATAGCATCAATCTTATGAAACAAATGATGTATACGTGCATTATCTTACACAATATAATTGTTGAAGATAATGTTTTTGCTCTAACCGAAAATGATTGGGTTTACGAACCCGTTCGTAATATGCAAACAACTTGGATCGAGAGGTGCGAAACTTACAGGAGGAGGACTAAAGAATTACGAGATAGGGAATTGCATGAGGGCCTACGATCGGATTTGGTTGAACATGTATGGGCTAATCGTGAGACGTCGGGGACGGATTAA